The stretch of DNA CAATATTCTGTTAAGGCAAATCATCGAAAATCTCACTATAAAACTTCCTGGTTCCTTCAAAATAGAATTAATCTCTCCATCTCAGCCTCTATTGCTTTAGTATCATTCCATAATAATGCATTTATTCCACCATGGAGTACCAGTCCTTCCCGTATTTTTTTTAATTCTAATTGAAACCGGATTAGACCTTATATTTATCAAAAGCCTTATAGAATGCCTTTATGCGATCCAGCTTATTAGTCTCGCAAGCATACTGCCCAAACTGGGTACGTATAAGAGTAATACCTGCCTCTACCGTACTGTCAACCCACTGCTCGATTTCCGCATCGCTCATCTGAGTGATATTAAAGGAGTAAAGAAGCCAGTCAAAAGGAATGTCGGTGTTTGCCTTCACAGTTTCAATGGTTAGCAGGTCTGAAACCGATGGCTGGTAGTGAGAAATCCTGACGTCCTTAAGGTATTTGAGGTGTGCAGGTGCAAGATTTTCACAATGTACCGACCTTTTTCCTGTAGTAAGACCTTCAAAATACCGGTTCCAATATGGTACGACAAATTCTGGCCACATATCCGGTGAAATAAGGCTGGCAAAGTCATCGGCAAGCCATGCGCTGTGCGAATTTACTTCAGGCATCCCATTTACCTTATTCGTAAAATGATGAAATCTCACAATGCTGTCTGTTAGAAGAGCAAGGAATTTCTTTGCCTTTTCCGGTTCGTCGTACACATCATAAATAAAATCCTGCCCACGCATAAGTATAGCTGAAGTCAGAGGCCCCTGGGCACCCATGCCTGAAAATCGCACATTTTGATCAGGAAATTGCTCTTTAAGGTAATCACACAGCTCATAGTAGTGTTTAAAAAGCGGTTGATTACTATAGTCGATATCCTTCTTTGCCTCCAACAGCTCAATGCCCTCATCAATACTTGAAAGCGTAGGCTTTACGTTGGGTTCGGAATTTTCCGGATATGTTACCGGAGACCCAAGACAGATAATGTGCCCATATGAAATAGGAGGTCCGGATACAGGACGAAGAGGCAGCATATCTCCAAAATACTCATAAATTCTCTTTAAACCTATGTGCCATGCCTTGGCGCACTTAACCTTGTCTTGATAGAACTCTCTCATTGTTATTCCGCCAAGATACACGATGGCATCATGGTATATCTCAACCGACGGGCGAATTTCTACACCCTTGTATACATATTTCATAATAGCTTTCACCTCTGCCTTTTAGCATTAGAAATATTTATTTTAAAATTATGATATAACCGCTCGGATTAAAATACAACAACAATTTTATATAGAAGTTGTACTTTTTCAAGGCATCTCCAGTAAATAAAGTAGCATTTTCTTAAAACAGCTTGTTTTCAGGCCAACTAAGCAGTATTACTACGGTTTTGGGAAGCCTCTTGATATACCCGTTAAAGCCGCCTTGCATAGATGAATTGCCTGATTTGGCAATATCTTCTCTCTCGATTTTTAAGAATTCTTTTTTTGTTGCTGGTTTCTTTTTTGTTCCCTTAAGGCAATAACATTGATCATAGGCAGTCTTACAGGAGGATTAATGCCTGATTGACTGGTTACACTTATTAAAAAAGATCTTGATATTTGCGACAGTGTAATAATTCCATTAAGTTCAAGCATTTCTTTAAATTTATCATTTGATAATGCTTCGGGATTTCCGACAAAAGCACCTTCCATTGTCAAACTAATACTAAATAACATAGCCTTTCCGGCTTTTGCTTTTCCTTTCACCAAAAACTCAATAACACCGACGTAATTGTTTTCTCTTTCACACAATTCAATTATATTATAGTCAAACTCAAAAGTCGTGGTAACTTTTTTGCCCTTTATATCTACTATTTTTGTGTGAAGGACAAAATCTCTCACCCTATTTCCTATGAATTGAAAATTCGCTTTCACAGCATTTCCATTAATCATCATCCCACCGCCATATCAAGAATTTGAATATTATCTTTTTCATAGCAAACTTTATATTCCTCATCCATGCCCTCAAAGCTAATATTAAGTTTCCAACCCAGTTTTTTTGATATTTTCCATAATTGCTCAACTGTATAGTTATATTCCCCACTTTCAAGTTTTGAAACCATAGCCTGGCTTATCCCTAAAACTCTGGCAAGTTCTTTTTGAGACCAGCCTTTCGATATCCTGTAGTCAAATATTTTAGTTGAAATATTATAATAAATATCATAGAGTTCTGCTCTTTCCATCGCCGATGTATCAGATATTCTCTCTATCATTTCCCATGCATCCGGCAGTTTAAATAAATCATTCATTTATAATAACCTCCTTTAATCTTTTCAAGGCAATAATCTTTGCTGTTTGATAACTATTGCCGCTGCCTTTCTTCTTGTTCTTCTCTTCGAACGGATACAACAGGACAGCAAATTTATTACCTTTATACTTAACAAATGCAAATAGTATGCGAATGTTTTTCAAAGAATCTATTTTTATTGAATATAATTCTTCAGTATATTTTAACTTTTCAAACCATTTTACTCTCCCAATACATCTTTCCATTCTCTCTTCCAGAAATCTTAACCTATTCATATAAAGTCCGGTAAAATTATCTTTAAATCCACTCTTCTCAATAACGTCAATTAAATCATCTTCATAATCCCAATGTGTACGTATTCTTTTGGTATTAAACTCTTTGAGATATATTATATTGCATATCCTATCCATATTGACCTCACTATTATTATATTACTTATAAGTTATAATTGCAACGGTAATTTTATATATTATAACTTATTAGTTATATTTAACAAATTTTTTATAAATTATTCACTAATTTTCTTACAATTGTAATATACTTTTCTTATACTTTTCTGATATTTTATGCTTTTTGAAATCACTCAATTTAATTGGAACTTCATAAAGTGGAACCAATCTGTAATTTTTATTTTTACAAAACATAATATCGTTTTCCATGAACATATTAGTCCATGAACAAGAAGTCTCTTAATAATCCGGGAAATTGAAGCAGAACTCATTTCAGGAATAAACTCACGGATTGTTCTATTCTGAAAACCTTTGATGTTAAACTCTCCACGAGCTAGAACCTCAAGCAGCCTTTGATCATCTTCATTATAGAAATTGAACCCTTTATAAGT from Bacillota bacterium encodes:
- a CDS encoding preprotein translocase subunit SecB, coding for MINGNAVKANFQFIGNRVRDFVLHTKIVDIKGKKVTTTFEFDYNIIELCERENNYVGVIEFLVKGKAKAGKAMLFSISLTMEGAFVGNPEALSNDKFKEMLELNGIITLSQISRSFLISVTSQSGINPPVRLPMINVIALREQKRNQQQKKNS
- a CDS encoding helix-turn-helix transcriptional regulator encodes the protein MNDLFKLPDAWEMIERISDTSAMERAELYDIYYNISTKIFDYRISKGWSQKELARVLGISQAMVSKLESGEYNYTVEQLWKISKKLGWKLNISFEGMDEEYKVCYEKDNIQILDMAVG